One window of Parabacteroides sp. FAFU027 genomic DNA carries:
- a CDS encoding glutamine--tRNA ligase/YqeY domain fusion protein, with product MSIIEDETGKRSLNFIEAFVESDLKEGKNGNRVHTRFPPEPNGYLHIGHAKAICLDFGIAQQYGGKCNLRFDDTNPTKEDVEYVDSIMEDIHWLGFDWEDRLFYASDYFGKLFDFANQLIKSGLAYVDDQPAEEISKQKGTPTQPGTDSPFRSRSVEENLDLFARMNQGEFEEGSRVLRAKIDMSSPNMHFRDPIIYRIIKYPHHRTGEAWKVYPMYDFAHGQCDFFEGITHSLCTLEFEVHRPLYDWFVTQLKDEDNDYRPRQIEFNRLNLTYTVMSKRKLLQLVQEGLVKGWDDPRMPTLCGLRRRGYTPESIKNFIKKIGYTKVDGMIDVSLLEHSVREHLNQIATRISAVIDPVKLIITNYPEDKVEMMEAIDNPELHEESPVHEIPFTRELYIERDDFMENPPKKYFRMTPGNEVRLKSAYIVKCTGCKKNEETGEVEEIYCEYDPQTRSGMPEADRKVKGTLHWVSAVKSIPAEVRIYDRLFNVENPAEETEKDFRELLNPDSLKVLTNCRIEPYAEKAQPGDRFQFQRIGYFNVDKDSQPGKLVFNRTVSLKDTWGKVKGKE from the coding sequence ATGTCAATTATTGAAGACGAAACAGGCAAACGAAGTCTGAACTTTATTGAAGCTTTCGTAGAAAGTGATTTAAAAGAAGGAAAGAACGGTAACAGGGTACATACACGTTTCCCGCCCGAGCCAAATGGCTATCTGCATATCGGCCACGCAAAAGCAATCTGTCTTGATTTTGGCATTGCCCAGCAATACGGAGGTAAATGCAACCTCCGCTTTGACGATACCAACCCGACTAAAGAGGATGTAGAATACGTTGACTCTATTATGGAGGACATTCACTGGTTGGGATTTGACTGGGAAGATCGCCTCTTCTATGCCTCGGATTATTTTGGCAAACTTTTTGATTTTGCCAATCAACTGATAAAATCGGGTCTGGCTTATGTGGATGACCAACCGGCCGAGGAAATCAGCAAGCAGAAAGGTACCCCTACACAGCCGGGTACTGACAGTCCATTCCGCAGCCGTTCTGTAGAGGAGAACCTTGATCTTTTTGCCCGTATGAACCAGGGCGAATTTGAAGAAGGTAGCCGTGTGCTTCGTGCGAAAATCGATATGAGTTCGCCGAATATGCACTTCCGCGACCCGATCATTTACCGCATTATCAAATACCCACACCACCGCACCGGAGAGGCGTGGAAAGTATATCCGATGTACGACTTCGCACACGGTCAGTGTGACTTCTTCGAAGGAATCACTCACTCATTGTGTACGCTCGAATTTGAAGTACACCGTCCGCTCTACGACTGGTTTGTCACTCAACTGAAAGATGAAGATAACGATTACCGCCCGCGTCAGATCGAGTTTAACCGACTGAACCTGACTTACACCGTGATGAGTAAGCGCAAATTGCTCCAACTGGTACAGGAAGGTTTGGTAAAAGGTTGGGATGACCCCCGTATGCCGACGCTTTGCGGTCTTCGTCGCCGTGGATATACACCGGAATCTATCAAAAACTTCATTAAGAAAATCGGATACACCAAAGTGGACGGTATGATAGATGTTTCGTTACTGGAGCACAGCGTTCGCGAGCATCTGAACCAGATTGCTACCCGTATCTCTGCTGTAATAGATCCGGTGAAACTGATCATTACCAATTATCCGGAAGATAAAGTGGAAATGATGGAAGCGATTGATAATCCGGAATTGCACGAAGAGAGCCCGGTACACGAAATTCCGTTTACCCGCGAACTTTACATTGAGCGCGATGACTTTATGGAGAATCCTCCGAAGAAATATTTCCGCATGACACCGGGCAATGAGGTTCGCCTGAAAAGCGCTTACATCGTGAAGTGTACCGGATGCAAGAAAAACGAAGAGACCGGAGAAGTCGAAGAGATCTACTGCGAATACGATCCGCAAACCCGTAGCGGTATGCCCGAAGCTGACCGTAAGGTTAAAGGCACGCTTCACTGGGTGTCAGCCGTGAAGAGTATTCCTGCAGAAGTGCGCATCTATGATCGCCTTTTCAATGTGGAAAATCCGGCGGAAGAGACGGAGAAAGATTTCCGTGAACTGCTGAATCCCGATTCACTGAAAGTGCTGACCAATTGTCGCATCGAACCGTACGCTGAAAAAGCGCAACCCGGTGACCGCTTCCAGTTTCAGCGCATCGGCTATTTTAATGTGGACAAAGATTCTCAGCCCGGCAAACTGGTATTTAACCGTACTGTTTCGTTGAAAGATACCTGGGGTAAAGTAAAAGGAAAAGAATAA
- a CDS encoding DUF3124 domain-containing protein — MKYPAIIFILTLSLLGVMSCTNKDEHQPEKKQRNLPFDPKSLIIKENSDAKKLRGQVLYIPVYSNVPYHKQSKQFDLSAFVAIHNTDLNHPIRITKVLFFNNDGKLVANYLPKPVNVQPLGSTNYFIPEKDQSGTGANFLVEWMSDIPVNEPLIESVMLGLTHGQGVSFSSTGKVIREMK; from the coding sequence ATGAAATATCCAGCGATAATTTTTATCCTTACACTTAGCCTGCTCGGAGTCATGTCATGCACAAATAAGGATGAGCACCAACCCGAAAAAAAGCAAAGAAACCTCCCATTTGATCCAAAATCACTGATTATCAAAGAAAACAGTGACGCGAAAAAGCTTCGGGGACAAGTGCTCTATATTCCGGTTTACTCCAATGTTCCCTACCACAAGCAATCAAAGCAATTTGATCTGAGCGCCTTTGTGGCTATTCACAATACGGACCTGAATCATCCGATCCGGATTACTAAAGTCTTGTTTTTCAACAATGACGGAAAACTGGTGGCAAACTATTTACCTAAACCGGTCAATGTACAACCATTAGGTTCTACAAATTATTTTATACCGGAAAAGGATCAGAGCGGCACCGGCGCTAACTTCCTTGTTGAATGGATGTCTGATATTCCGGTAAATGAACCTCTTATTGAGTCTGTTATGCTTGGTCTCACACATGGGCAGGGGGTATCATTTTCGAGCACAGGCAAAGTAATACGGGAGATGAAATAA
- a CDS encoding DedA family protein, whose translation MHFYDQIIHWYMENINYFTITLLMMIESTVIPLPSELVIPPAVYKALDSGQMHIAGIILCGTFGALLGASINYFVSRYVGRIIVYRFANSHLGHLFLVNQKKVEHAEQYFIKNGNSSTFIGRLIPGIRHLISIPAGLAKMNVKKFIFYTTLGAGLWNVCLAALGWLAFGQKDKLEQYYHQLTLGLVVLGAIFIIYLVYNGIKKNGKNKAKA comes from the coding sequence ATGCACTTCTACGACCAGATAATCCACTGGTACATGGAAAATATCAACTATTTTACCATTACCCTGCTTATGATGATTGAGAGTACCGTAATCCCTTTGCCTTCGGAACTTGTTATTCCACCGGCGGTATATAAGGCGTTGGATTCCGGACAGATGCACATTGCCGGCATCATTCTTTGCGGTACGTTTGGTGCGTTGCTGGGGGCTTCGATTAACTACTTTGTATCCCGTTATGTGGGACGCATTATCGTTTACCGGTTTGCCAACTCTCATTTGGGGCATCTCTTTCTGGTGAATCAGAAGAAAGTGGAGCATGCCGAACAATATTTCATCAAAAACGGAAACAGCTCAACCTTTATCGGGCGTTTGATACCGGGTATTCGCCACCTGATTTCTATTCCTGCCGGTCTGGCCAAAATGAACGTCAAGAAATTTATCTTCTACACCACATTGGGAGCCGGATTGTGGAATGTTTGCCTGGCAGCTTTAGGTTGGTTGGCTTTTGGCCAAAAAGACAAACTGGAGCAATATTACCATCAGCTGACATTAGGGTTGGTAGTATTGGGTGCTATTTTTATAATATATCTCGTTTACAACGGCATAAAGAAAAACGGAAAGAACAAGGCGAAAGCCTGA
- a CDS encoding ArnT family glycosyltransferase: MQVTVFSKRFYYFLGAWFVINLLQSIFTNLHSDEAYYALYAQHMAWGYFDHPPMVAVLIKISSLLFNGNLGVRFMTVVLQLFTLMLTWRLIDDEKADNKKVTLFFILSAAPFMFAAYGFITTPDAPLLFFTALFLYLYKQFLNDKSWKLVIFLGIAIAGLVYSKYQASLVVGLVLLSNLKLLWRGKAWASIGVALLLVFPHIYWQIDNHFPSFQYHLIGRAGGFQWRFLLEYLPNQLAVFNPFVLGAVVFVLIKFRPADLFERALFFMIVGFIAFFWIMGMRGHVEPHWTIACVIPMIILLYRKCQESAGLNKYIYKVILPSLALLFIARVALATDLLPPKTGFGNKEKKAKAIESVAGDLPVVFTGSFQNPSEYIFYTHKPATVISSLDSRQSQFDIYQFEKEWNNKPAFICANVPGKSQHYNINGVEFDGFRTDSLQTVNRVKIDFALKKSDVQMGRLLILDCTFANMYNYDINFRHHQFPVKVQMALIQKKNVILTPVKLLAPIKKIRSGETIHRYMLVRVPNVPHGEYNLGVTLTTSLGSPLNGRFYKVNI; encoded by the coding sequence ATGCAAGTAACAGTATTTTCAAAGAGATTCTACTATTTTTTAGGCGCGTGGTTTGTGATAAACCTCCTGCAGTCGATATTTACCAATCTGCATAGTGACGAAGCTTATTATGCACTTTACGCGCAACACATGGCGTGGGGCTATTTTGACCATCCACCGATGGTCGCCGTGTTGATAAAGATAAGTTCGTTGCTATTCAATGGGAATCTGGGTGTCCGGTTTATGACGGTGGTTTTACAATTATTTACCCTGATGCTGACCTGGCGCTTGATAGATGATGAAAAAGCAGATAATAAGAAGGTTACACTGTTTTTTATCCTGTCAGCAGCACCTTTTATGTTTGCAGCTTACGGCTTTATTACCACTCCGGATGCACCACTGCTCTTTTTCACTGCCTTATTTTTGTATCTCTATAAGCAATTCCTGAATGATAAGTCGTGGAAACTGGTTATTTTCCTGGGTATCGCTATTGCCGGATTGGTGTATAGCAAATATCAGGCTTCATTGGTCGTAGGTTTGGTTTTGTTATCAAACCTTAAGCTGCTTTGGAGAGGAAAAGCATGGGCCTCAATTGGAGTTGCTTTGCTTTTAGTTTTCCCTCATATTTACTGGCAAATTGATAATCATTTTCCCAGCTTCCAATATCATTTGATTGGTCGTGCGGGTGGCTTCCAATGGCGATTTTTATTGGAATATTTGCCTAATCAGCTGGCTGTTTTCAATCCTTTTGTATTGGGTGCGGTTGTCTTTGTTTTGATAAAATTCCGTCCTGCCGATTTGTTTGAGCGTGCTCTCTTTTTCATGATAGTCGGCTTTATTGCATTCTTTTGGATAATGGGAATGCGGGGGCATGTGGAACCGCACTGGACTATTGCCTGTGTGATTCCGATGATTATTTTGCTTTACAGAAAATGTCAGGAAAGTGCCGGTTTGAATAAGTATATCTATAAGGTGATTTTGCCTTCACTTGCATTGCTATTTATTGCAAGGGTGGCCTTGGCGACCGACCTTTTACCACCTAAGACCGGATTTGGAAACAAAGAGAAAAAGGCAAAAGCCATCGAATCCGTTGCCGGTGATTTACCGGTTGTTTTTACCGGTTCATTCCAGAATCCTTCGGAATATATTTTCTATACGCACAAACCTGCAACCGTTATCAGTTCGCTGGATTCGCGCCAGTCGCAGTTTGATATTTACCAATTTGAAAAAGAGTGGAATAATAAGCCGGCTTTCATTTGTGCCAATGTTCCCGGCAAATCCCAGCACTACAATATTAATGGTGTAGAGTTTGACGGATTCAGGACTGATAGCTTACAGACAGTGAATCGCGTGAAAATTGATTTTGCGCTGAAGAAAAGTGATGTTCAAATGGGGCGGTTACTGATTTTGGATTGCACGTTTGCCAATATGTATAACTACGATATTAACTTTCGCCATCATCAATTCCCGGTGAAAGTGCAAATGGCTTTGATTCAAAAGAAGAACGTTATTCTGACACCAGTGAAATTGTTGGCTCCAATCAAAAAGATTCGCTCCGGTGAGACCATTCATCGCTATATGCTGGTTAGGGTTCCGAATGTTCCTCATGGTGAATATAATCTGGGGGTAACATTAACGACTTCTCTGGGTTCTCCGCTTAACGGTCGCTTTTATAAGGTAAATATTTAA
- a CDS encoding YgiQ family radical SAM protein, with translation MRTYDLKQWLPTTKKEMELRGWDSVDVILFSGDAYVDHPSFGIAVVGRILESEGLRVAIVPQPNWRDDLRDFKKLGRPNLFFGISAGCMDSMVNHYTANKRLRSDDAYTPDGKHGMRPDMPTIVYSNILKELYPDVPIMVGGIEASLRRLSHYDYWEDRLRPSILADCKADLLVYGMGEQPLRELVKRLHNGESFAQIRDLQQTAYLVNNEELRIKNDEDIELFPHEECLKDKLKQAKNFRHIEEESNAGEPKRILQRIGKQTVVVNPPYPTMTSTEIDASFDLPYTRLPHPKYKGKTIPAYEMIKFSVNLHRGCFGGCAFCTISAHQGKAIASRSKESILNEVKKISQMEDFKGYLSDLGGPSANMYRMQGKDLKICRKCRKPSCISPVICKNLNMDHRPLMEIYKAVDALPGMKKSFIGSGVRYDLLLHRDKDEAINNAARQYTEELIANHVSGRLKVAPEHTSDNVLKMMRKPSFKLFEEFKRLFDRINDEKMLRQQLIPYFISSHPGCGEADMAELAAHTRKLNFHLEQVQDFTPTPMTLATEMFYTGYHPYTLEKVFAAHSKEEKLAQRQYFFWYQPEYRQQIIRSLRKIDRPDLINTLYGQNIAAPLNNKGENKPGTNENIKTKGTSKIFSRERKGGKR, from the coding sequence ATGCGCACATACGACCTGAAGCAATGGCTTCCGACAACGAAAAAAGAGATGGAACTGAGAGGATGGGATTCGGTGGATGTCATCCTGTTTTCGGGTGATGCTTACGTGGATCATCCCTCTTTTGGCATTGCCGTGGTAGGCCGTATTTTGGAGTCGGAAGGCTTGCGCGTGGCCATTGTACCGCAACCCAACTGGCGCGATGACTTGCGCGACTTCAAAAAGCTGGGGCGCCCTAATCTTTTCTTCGGCATCTCTGCCGGATGTATGGATTCGATGGTTAATCATTACACCGCCAACAAGCGCCTGCGTTCAGACGATGCCTATACACCCGATGGAAAGCACGGTATGCGTCCGGATATGCCGACCATTGTTTACAGCAATATATTGAAGGAACTTTATCCTGACGTGCCGATTATGGTCGGAGGAATAGAGGCTTCATTACGCCGCTTGTCTCATTATGATTATTGGGAAGACAGGTTGCGCCCCTCTATACTGGCGGATTGCAAGGCCGATTTGCTGGTGTACGGGATGGGGGAACAGCCGCTACGGGAGCTGGTGAAGCGGCTTCACAACGGAGAGTCATTTGCCCAAATCAGGGATCTTCAGCAAACGGCTTATCTGGTCAATAATGAAGAATTAAGAATTAAGAATGATGAAGATATCGAGCTGTTTCCCCATGAAGAATGCCTGAAAGACAAGCTCAAACAGGCAAAGAACTTCCGTCATATCGAAGAAGAGTCCAATGCGGGCGAACCCAAGCGCATATTGCAACGCATTGGCAAACAGACCGTAGTAGTCAATCCTCCTTACCCGACAATGACATCTACGGAGATTGATGCCTCATTTGATTTGCCTTATACACGATTGCCTCATCCGAAATACAAGGGTAAGACGATACCTGCCTACGAGATGATTAAATTTTCCGTTAATCTGCATCGGGGGTGTTTTGGCGGATGTGCTTTTTGCACCATCTCGGCGCATCAGGGCAAGGCAATTGCCTCACGTTCGAAAGAGTCTATTCTAAATGAGGTGAAAAAGATCTCCCAAATGGAGGACTTCAAAGGTTACCTCAGCGACCTGGGTGGTCCATCTGCCAATATGTATCGAATGCAGGGAAAGGACCTGAAAATTTGCAGGAAGTGCCGGAAGCCATCTTGTATTTCACCCGTTATTTGTAAAAATCTGAATATGGATCACCGCCCATTGATGGAGATTTACAAAGCGGTGGATGCTTTGCCCGGGATGAAAAAGTCATTTATCGGCAGCGGAGTGCGCTATGACCTGTTGCTACACCGGGACAAAGACGAGGCGATTAACAATGCAGCCCGTCAATATACGGAGGAGTTGATTGCCAATCACGTCTCAGGTCGACTTAAAGTAGCACCTGAGCATACATCAGATAATGTGCTGAAAATGATGCGAAAACCATCGTTTAAACTGTTTGAGGAGTTCAAGCGCCTGTTTGACCGGATCAATGATGAGAAAATGCTTCGTCAGCAGTTGATTCCCTACTTCATTTCCAGCCATCCCGGGTGTGGCGAAGCAGATATGGCAGAACTTGCAGCACATACCCGCAAGCTGAATTTTCACCTTGAACAGGTGCAGGATTTTACCCCTACGCCGATGACGCTTGCCACGGAGATGTTTTACACCGGTTATCACCCTTATACTTTAGAGAAGGTTTTTGCTGCTCATAGCAAAGAGGAAAAACTGGCTCAACGCCAATATTTCTTTTGGTATCAACCGGAGTATCGCCAACAGATTATCCGTTCGTTACGGAAAATAGATAGACCTGATTTGATTAATACACTCTACGGACAGAATATTGCTGCACCGCTTAATAATAAAGGGGAAAATAAGCCCGGCACTAACGAAAATATTAAAACAAAAGGAACTTCAAAAATATTTTCACGAGAACGGAAGGGTGGTAAGAGATAA
- a CDS encoding GtrA family protein produces MIDKLLIYKFVKFCVVGFSGLFVDFGTTWLLKEKVHLNKYVANSTGFVLAATSNYFFNRFWTFHSQNSHIVTEYFSFFSISIAGLGINNLIIYLLTDKLRLNFYLSKLIAVGVVTVWNFVMNYLFTFR; encoded by the coding sequence ATGATAGATAAACTGCTGATATATAAATTTGTAAAGTTCTGTGTGGTCGGGTTCTCAGGACTCTTTGTCGATTTCGGAACTACCTGGTTGCTGAAGGAAAAAGTTCACCTGAATAAGTATGTTGCTAATTCAACGGGGTTTGTTTTGGCGGCAACCTCCAATTACTTCTTCAACCGTTTCTGGACTTTTCACAGCCAAAACAGCCATATTGTCACGGAATATTTTTCGTTTTTCTCCATTTCAATTGCCGGATTGGGGATTAATAACCTGATTATCTATCTGCTCACAGATAAATTGAGACTTAATTTTTATCTGTCCAAGCTGATTGCAGTAGGGGTAGTGACTGTCTGGAACTTTGTGATGAATTATCTTTTTACGTTCAGATAA
- the ettA gene encoding energy-dependent translational throttle protein EttA translates to MSDDKKVIFSMVGVSKTFPPQKQVLKNIYLSFFYGAKIGIIGLNGSGKSTLLKIIAGIEKSYQGEVVFSPGYSVGYLEQEPHLDDEKTVKEIVQEGVQEIVDTLKEYEEINEKFGLPEYYEDADKMDALFARQAELQDKIDATDAWNLDNKLERAMDALRCPPEDQQVKFLSGGERRRVALCRLLLQQPDILLLDEPTNHLDAESIDWLEQHLQQYQGTVIAITHDRYFLDHVAGWILELDRGEGIPWKGNYTSWLEQKTKRMEQEEKTASKRRKTLEHELEWVRMSPKARHAKGKARLNAYDKLLNEDQKEHEEKLEIYIPNGPRLGNKVIEATDVSKAFGEKLLFDNLNFMLPPNGIVGIIGPNGAGKTTLFRLIMELEKADKGTFDVGETVKISYVDQSHKDIDPQKTVYQVISGGQETIKLGGRELNARAYLSRFNFTGADQEKLCNVLSGGERNRLHLAIALKEEGNVLLLDEPTNDIDVNTLRALEEGLDNFAGCAVVISHDRWFLDRICTHILAFEGNSEVFYFEGSYTEYEENKKMRLGNVEPKRVRYRKLME, encoded by the coding sequence ATGTCAGACGATAAGAAAGTCATTTTTTCGATGGTAGGGGTGAGCAAGACTTTTCCTCCCCAGAAACAGGTATTGAAGAATATTTACCTATCCTTTTTCTATGGTGCCAAAATCGGTATCATCGGTTTAAATGGTTCCGGTAAATCGACTCTGCTGAAAATTATCGCTGGAATTGAAAAATCATATCAGGGTGAAGTGGTATTTTCACCCGGTTACTCAGTGGGTTACCTGGAGCAGGAGCCTCATTTGGATGATGAAAAGACCGTAAAAGAGATTGTTCAGGAGGGGGTTCAGGAAATTGTGGATACCCTGAAAGAATACGAAGAAATCAATGAAAAATTCGGATTGCCGGAGTATTACGAAGATGCCGATAAAATGGATGCTTTGTTTGCCCGTCAGGCTGAATTGCAGGATAAAATCGATGCAACCGATGCGTGGAACCTTGATAACAAGCTGGAGCGTGCGATGGATGCATTGCGTTGTCCGCCCGAAGATCAGCAGGTGAAATTCCTGTCTGGTGGAGAGCGACGTCGTGTGGCTCTGTGTCGACTATTGCTTCAACAACCAGATATTCTGTTGCTTGATGAGCCTACCAACCACCTTGATGCTGAGTCTATCGACTGGTTGGAGCAGCACTTGCAACAATATCAGGGAACGGTTATTGCAATTACGCACGACCGCTACTTCCTTGACCATGTGGCAGGATGGATTCTGGAGCTGGATCGTGGTGAAGGAATTCCCTGGAAAGGAAACTATACTTCCTGGTTGGAACAAAAGACCAAACGCATGGAACAGGAGGAAAAGACAGCCAGCAAGCGTCGTAAAACTCTTGAACACGAGCTGGAATGGGTGCGCATGTCTCCCAAAGCCCGTCATGCCAAAGGTAAGGCCCGTCTGAACGCATATGATAAACTGCTTAACGAAGATCAGAAAGAGCACGAAGAGAAGCTCGAAATATATATTCCTAACGGCCCTCGTCTGGGAAACAAGGTAATTGAAGCAACTGATGTTTCCAAAGCTTTTGGTGAGAAGTTGCTGTTTGACAACCTGAACTTCATGTTACCTCCGAATGGTATTGTGGGTATTATCGGACCGAATGGTGCCGGTAAAACCACATTGTTTCGACTGATTATGGAGTTGGAAAAAGCAGATAAAGGAACTTTTGATGTAGGTGAGACTGTGAAAATTTCATATGTTGACCAGTCGCACAAAGATATTGATCCGCAGAAAACCGTCTATCAGGTAATTTCCGGTGGGCAGGAAACGATTAAACTGGGTGGGCGCGAACTGAATGCACGAGCATATTTGTCGCGTTTCAACTTCACCGGTGCTGATCAGGAGAAACTCTGTAACGTACTTTCCGGTGGTGAGCGTAACCGTTTGCACTTAGCCATTGCCCTGAAAGAGGAAGGTAACGTTTTACTTCTGGATGAGCCGACCAATGATATTGACGTAAATACACTTCGTGCATTGGAGGAAGGTTTGGATAACTTTGCCGGTTGCGCAGTAGTGATTTCGCACGACCGTTGGTTTCTCGACCGTATCTGTACACACATTCTGGCTTTTGAAGGCAATTCGGAAGTATTCTATTTCGAAGGAAGCTATACCGAATACGAAGAAAACAAGAAAATGCGCTTGGGTAATGTTGAGCCTAAACGGGTGCGTTACCGTAAGTTAATGGAGTAG
- a CDS encoding tetratricopeptide repeat protein: MSNSKTPELVKRYEEMLAKGASIYFDTDEFEDIAFYYELEEQYQLAYEAVCNGLAIHPGSNELLVKKALYLLCIEKPEEAMQLIESLHITSPQALLIKADIYLANKKLDESLAIVDQVILEGNPDFTLYLDVSDVFANNEYFDLAISYLKKGLEVFPDNSDLIRELAFTYGDSEQFELMVEALNQLLDANPYEISDWISLIRAYGSMNQLDKAVEACDFALAIDDNNEEVKMMRAVCLYENGNSEAAAEAFDECVNFESANSAFLIVVIQCFLELKRYENALKVAERIIRDHPDSADGYYQQSICFIGLKDVAKAYDSINEALNIDPSNPDFLVVKADLLTERNDYTEAKQILLDLYEREPDFYKLYFPLGYIYEQEENWTKSLEFYRKSYEQNTTDAVSLLKMVKLFYLTHDYKSTVEYKLLLDAAIDDPSNAEMLSNEYLLQEYQLTDEYIKNIDNLLNNN; this comes from the coding sequence ATGAGTAATAGTAAAACACCGGAATTAGTAAAACGATATGAGGAAATGCTGGCCAAAGGAGCCAGCATTTACTTTGATACGGACGAGTTTGAGGATATTGCCTTCTACTACGAACTGGAGGAGCAGTATCAGCTGGCTTACGAAGCCGTGTGCAACGGCCTGGCCATCCATCCTGGTAGTAATGAGCTTTTGGTCAAAAAAGCGCTTTATCTTTTGTGTATTGAAAAGCCGGAGGAAGCGATGCAATTAATAGAGAGTTTGCACATCACAAGTCCGCAGGCATTACTGATCAAAGCCGATATTTATCTGGCTAATAAAAAGCTGGATGAATCGTTAGCCATCGTGGATCAGGTAATCCTTGAGGGTAACCCTGATTTCACGCTCTATCTCGACGTATCGGATGTATTTGCCAATAACGAATATTTTGACCTAGCTATTTCATATCTGAAGAAAGGCCTGGAGGTATTCCCCGACAACAGTGACCTGATCCGCGAATTAGCTTTTACCTATGGCGACAGCGAGCAGTTTGAGTTGATGGTGGAAGCGCTTAATCAACTTCTGGATGCCAATCCGTATGAGATTTCCGACTGGATTAGCCTGATTCGCGCTTATGGTTCAATGAACCAATTGGACAAAGCCGTCGAAGCTTGTGATTTTGCCCTGGCGATTGACGATAATAACGAAGAGGTGAAGATGATGCGCGCCGTTTGTCTGTATGAAAATGGCAATTCGGAAGCAGCGGCAGAAGCGTTTGATGAATGCGTGAATTTTGAATCGGCCAATTCAGCCTTCCTGATTGTAGTGATTCAGTGTTTCCTTGAACTGAAACGCTATGAAAATGCCCTGAAAGTGGCAGAACGAATCATTCGTGATCATCCGGATAGTGCTGACGGATACTATCAACAATCAATTTGCTTCATCGGACTTAAGGATGTCGCCAAAGCGTATGACAGCATCAATGAGGCGCTGAATATAGACCCCTCTAATCCGGATTTTCTGGTAGTAAAGGCTGATTTGTTGACCGAACGTAACGATTATACCGAAGCCAAACAAATCCTGCTGGATCTTTACGAACGTGAGCCTGATTTCTACAAGCTCTATTTCCCCCTTGGCTATATTTATGAGCAGGAGGAAAACTGGACGAAGTCGCTGGAATTCTATCGTAAAAGCTATGAGCAAAATACGACTGATGCTGTTTCATTGCTGAAAATGGTGAAGCTTTTTTACCTGACCCACGATTATAAATCGACGGTAGAGTACAAGTTGCTGCTCGATGCAGCAATAGATGATCCTTCAAATGCTGAAATGCTGTCAAATGAATACCTGCTACAGGAGTATCAATTGACAGACGAGTATATAAAGAATATTGATAACTTATTAAATAACAACTGA